CGCCGCGCAGCGAAAAGTCGGAAAGGTACAACGCCGTGATTTCCAGATCGTCGGCGCGGTTGAGGGCGGCGTAGAGCGGCGCGAAATACTGGATCGGGTGCGTGTTGACGACCGCGACTCGTATCGGCCGTCCGGCATCGCCGGTAGCCGGGATCATGCGAGCGCCACATCCCCGAGCGGATAGCCGCGCTCCAGGTAGAACTCCTGCTGCGAACGGCTTCGCCGTTCGGCCATCTCGATGCGGAAAGCCGCGATCGAGACACCGACGATCGTCCAGTACATCAGTCCGCCGGTAGGATTGTTGACGGTGAACAGCACGAGGTGGACCGTGACGAAGATTAGGCTCGCCATGTGCGCCGCGATCATTAGCGGCGATTTCGATTTCCGCAGATGCCCGAGCACCAGAAAGATGACGAAAAGCTTGGGCAGGAACACCAGAGTGAAACCGACAAAACCCATTTCCTGCATGACGCGCGCGGTTTCCATTTCATAGGCGTTGCCATTGAGCCACCAGAGATAATCGCCGCCGATTATCGACATCGCCGCGTTGGAATTGCTGCCGATTCCCGTACCGATCAGGGGCGATGTTTTGAATGCGTCAGCTGCCTCGGTGATCGGCGTAGCCACTCGCTCGACCGCGCTATCAGAGTTGTTCGCGCGATACTCCAGCGCGGAAAAGGCGGTGCCGAAAAGCGACACGGTGACGATGCCGACAATGGCCAGGCCGACCGCAAATCTGAGTGCGGTCTGAAACGGCAATAGGCCTTTCCAGCCGCCGATCAATAATAGCAACGGGCCGGCAAAGGCAAAAACTACCATCGGTGTTCGCGCGCCGGTGGTCGCGGCACCGCCGATCGACAGCGCCAATGCGGCCGTGACGATCAGCAATGTCCGTCGCTTGGGGATCGATCCCAGCAACAGCGACGCCGCTAGTGGTACCGACAGCAGCAGGAAAGTCGTGAACCCGCCAATATAGGAAAACGTACTCGACGTTCTCGCCCGGCCCAGTTTGAAGTCACCTTCGCCCTGCTCACCGAAAAGAGATACCACGGCTTCGACGCCTTCTTCGTGGCTCACATACTGATTGATCCATGATGTCGGCGGCTGAGAAAATTGATACAGTCCGAGCAACGCGATCGGGATCGAGAGATAGCAGATCCGGATCATGATCTTGCGCAGCTGCAAGCGATCCTTGATGATGTCGGGGATGATGAATGCGAGCGGCAAATAGATCAGATAATTCTTCAATCCGAACAGGCTCAACAGCGACGATGGCGAGTTGGGATTGATCAGCTGAATGGCGCAATAAACCGCTTCGAGCAGCAGCAGAAACAGCAAGGTTCCGCTTTTCGGCCCAAGATCCTCGCTGCTGCGTGCTGAGATGAAATATCCCAAATAGGCGAAGAGCAGGATGAAATCCTTGACCAGCAGCAACTGTGACTGAAATCCCGGCAGGACCCATTTGCGGACAGCTCCCTCGAACATCGCCCAAACAAGCACGCCGATGATCGCGACACCCCAAAAGCGTATCGCTGCCACACAAAGCATGACGATGATGGGCAGAAGCGGGATGAAATTCAGAAGCATCTCAAACGCGCTCCGTGGTCGCTGATGATTGCCGCAGCAGCCGGTCGATCACGTCCGCACTACCTTTCAGCGAGTGCGGCTGATACCAGTTTTTTGCAGCCTGCTGCAACGCCCCAAGCGCGGTGTTGTCCATAACCGGGATCTTGTCGCTTTCGCCGAGCTTGAGATAATTCTCTCCCGGTCGAAGTCCGTCGTTTGTGCCAGTCGCTTCACTCAGGCAAATCGGGATTGCGCCATGGGCGCAATAGGCCGCGAAAATCGTCGATTTTGCGAGGCGGTCTGCGTCATAGTCGAGCAGCCCAAAACGTGCGCCACCCAGTTCCTTGCGGAGCGTAGCGATCGATGCCTGACCGATGCTACGGACCCGCGCGGCGCCGATCATCGCCGGCGGCTGCTCGGTGCGACCGCCCATATCGACGATCTCACCTATCTTGTTGGCGGTGACGAAGGCTTCGATCTGTGCGACGCGCTCGCGATAGACCGCATCATAGATGCCGGCCCGGCCGAAGATTGCCAGCGAAGCGGATCGCTCCGTCGCCGGAACCGTATCCTCAAGATCGCCGATCGTCGAAAAGACCGGCAGCGTGATGGCCGATCCGCGCTGCCCGCCGTGCCAGTGATCGAGTAGTGCGGCATAGGGGCCGGTGGTTGCGATGCCGGCCGTACTGATCCGCTGTATGCGCCGCGCTACCCAAGCCTGAAGTGGGCCGACCCAGAACGCACTGCTCCAGATCGGGCCGGTCGCGTACAGTTCGTGGAATATCGTAACGAGAGGCAGTGCCGAATTCTCGCGGTGCCAGCATTCCAGCCCTTTTACGAGCCATAGCGGCACCCCTTTGCGCTGATAACCATAGGCCGAAAGATGCAATAGGATCGGTACGGAAGCGCCCCGGGCGACGCGATCCAGCGTTTCCAGCAGCGCCCCCGCACTCCGTTCGGCAAGCTCGAGCGTTTCCCATTCGTCGTGCAGCTGTTCGTCCGGCGGCAGCGGCGAGCCCGAAATGAATACAGTTCGAATGTCATGATCGCGCAGCAGTTTTTCAGCGATCAGGCGCGCATAATCGCCAACGCCCTCGGGCGAGATGGAACGACGCGGAACGATCTGGATCAGCGTGCTGGTCATGCCCGTGCCTTGACGAGGGCGGGGCGGTACGAGCCTATGATGCCGATCACCAGCCCCTGGAGCAGCAGCGAGCCGCTGAGCGTCATGCTGAGCAGCAGCACCGACAAGGGGTGCGTGAAATCCCAAAATGGTGTGACAGCGGCCAGCAAGCTCAGTTGTACGAGCGCAACCAGGGGATCGAGCCGCACCCAACCCTTGGCGCGGTTGAGCAATACGGTGAGCGTCAAGACGAGCGCTATTGCCGACGTGGCCAGCGCGACGAGCAATTCGCGATTGAGGTGCGCATATTTCGGGCCGAGCAACCACAGGATAGGACCTGGTAAGGTGGCGCCGATCGCGATTACGCACAGGCCGACCGCGACCATCGCTGCCTTGGCGATCCAGCCCGCCCGGATGAAGCGGCGCAAATCGGTAATGCCGGCCAGGCGCGGGACAATCACGGTGACGGAAAAAGCCGAGAGAATCCCGACAATCGCGGTGATGCGGTTGACTGCGAATACCGAGGCGACCACTTCCGGCCCGCCGAAGCGTGAGGCGAGCCAGAGAATGACGCTGTCCTGCAAGGCAAAGGCCAGCACCGCGGGGGCGGCGGGCCCGACATAGCGCATGATCGATTTGAACAGTCCGGGCACGGCTACGCGTTGCCGTTCGATCTGCCCGCGCAATACCCAGCTACTCGCGCCGAATGTGACCGCGGAGCACACCAGCCCACCAAGCAGCGCCATCCAATAGGAGCGCGAGACACCGAGAACCATGACGATTGCCGCGAGAACGCGCATCGATTGCCCGGCGATGTCGCAAAGGTAGGAGCGCCGGAACCAGCCAAGCAGGCGCATGACCTGCAGATTGATTCCCGCACTCATCAGCAGAAAGGCGCTGCCGAGCAGCAGCGCAAGCGCGATCAGCAGGTCATCGAGGCTGTAGTGGGATCGAGACCCAACGGCGGGAAAGATCACTGCGGCGATCAGCCCCACACCGATGAACAGCAGAAAGCGGAGGCGGCGGATGCCCGACAGATAATCGCCGAACGCGACGCCGCCGACCCGCGCCTGCCGCCAGAAATAAGTGATCGAACTGCCCAGTCCGAGATCGCTGGAAATCGAAACGAACGTCAGCGTGGTCGCAGCCAGTGCATAAAGTGCATAATCCGCGATCGGGAGGTAGCGAACATAAACCAGCCCGGAGATCATGCCGATCGCCTGAGCGAAGCCGCTCGACAAACCGAATTCGAATAGCAAACGGAACCAGGATAGGAGGCGTTGGCGCAACATGGCGAACGCTCAGGCCGCCGGTGCGATATGCTCGGCCGCGATCAGGCGGCGGAGCAGGTCGTCGAAATCGACTGTCGAGCGCCATCCGAGCAACTGCTCCGCCTTCCCTGGATCACCATAGCTTGTTGCGATATCGGTCGCGCGCATCAGGTTCTGGTCGACTTCGACATGATCGCGCCAGTCGAGATTCTGCAGTTCGAAACAGCGCTGCACGAAATATTCGAGGCTATGGCTTTTGCCCGTCGCGACGACGAAGTCGGTCGCATGGTCGAGCTGCAGCATGCGCCACATCGCGTCGACATAATCCTCCGCCCAACCCCAGTCGCGCACGACGTTCAGTGCACCGAGCTTCAGTCGCTCGCCTGATCCCGCGGCAATGCGCGCGGCGGCGCGGACGACCTTGCGCGTGACGAAGCGTTCCGGGCGCAACGGCGATTCATGATTGAACAAGATGCCTGAGCTGGCGAACAGGCCATAAGCCTCGCGGTAATTAGCGACCTCCCAAAAGGCGGTCGCCTTGGCGACGCCATAGGGACTGCGTGGGTGGAATGGGCTCTCCTCGGTCGCGGGCTTTGTCTCGGTCGTTTCCCCGAAGCACTCGCTGGACGCGGCGTTGTAGAGACGTGTCTCGCCGCCCATGAAGCGCAGCACTTCGAGCAGGTTGAGCGTGCCGAAGGCGATGCTCTCGAGCGTTTCGACCGGCTGCGCGAAAGAGAGGCCGACCGAGCTTTGTCCGGCGAGGTTGTAGACTTCGTCCGGCCTGGTTTCCGACAGCACCTGCAATACGCTGCGGAAATCGGTCAGGGTCATCGACAGCGGGGTGACGCGATCGAGGATGCCGAGCTGCGCGAGATTGGAGAAGCGGGACACTTCCGCATCCCGCGAGGTGCCAAATACGCGATATCCCTTGTCGAGCAGCAGCTTCGCCAGCAGCGCGCCGTCCTGGCCCGAAATTCCGCAGATGAGCGCGTGCTTGGTCAAGACCTACCTCGTTGTTGCGCCCCAATTGTTGCGCCCCAAATTGTTGCGGATGCGAAGAGCATGATTTGCCGGGCGAGGAAAGGCGTAAATGCATGGCACGAGCCTGGCATTCGTCGAAATCGCTCCTTGTCAGCCGGCCGTATGGTAATGGTCGAGGAGGTAGCGCGACCATTCGCGCGACAAGAGGCCGTAGCTGCCTGCGGCATTAGCGCTGCGCCGTTCGAGACCTTCAACCCCTCCCATCCAGCTCGCATAGGGGATGGCGAAACCGGTCTTGCGGCGATGACGATGCCATTCGGGCAGGGCCGAGGCCGGCGCATTGGCAAGAAGCTTTTTGCCCTCGCCGGGTTTCAGGTGACCGATCAGCGGCGCCAGTTCGCGGAACAATGCGATATCGACCAGCGGTGTGCGGATTTCCACGCTATGGCGCATCCCCGCCCAGTCGGCGTCGCGCAACAACTGGTTGCGCATGTAGAAGCTGAGCTCGAGCAAGGTGACAGCCGCCTGATCCGAATCTGGCATCGGATCGAGCACGTCGTTCATCCGTGCGACGACGCCGAGCCGCGTGAGGCCGGCTTTGACGAAATTGGGATCGAGTATGCCGGCGAAGTCGTCAGGCAGTCGCAACGACCGGCGCACCAGATACGCGCCACCCAATGTTCCAGTATATCGCAGCAGTCCGGCCGCCTTGGGATTGTGGGTGGCGAAACGCGGCATCGCCATTTTGAGCAATCGCCCCGCCGCTGACCCAAGCCCGGGCAATCGCGCGATTCGTCCATAGCGTGCATGCCAGGCGGGGACGTCGACGAAGCTAGGATATCCGCCGAGCATTTCGTCGCCGCCGACTCCCGACAGGGCGACCTTCAGCCCCTGTTCGTGCGTCGCCTTGGCGACGAACCAGGTATTGATGCCATCGATCGAGGGTTGATCCATCGTGGCGAGAATCTGGTCGAGATCGGAGAGGAACTCGTCGCGACCGATACGGCGGACACTGTGTTGTGCGCCATAATAAGCGGCGATCCGTGCGGCGATCGGTACTTCGTCGTTTTCGCTGCCCTCGAATTCGTCAAAGCCGAGCGTGATCGTGTGAAGGGGGCGGGTCGATGCCTCCATCGCGACGCCGAGGATCGCGGCGGAATCGATTCCTCCCGACAGGAACAGCCCCACGGGCACGTCGGCAAGCAGATGGGCTTTGATGCTGTCGCGCACCGCATCCTGTGCGCGACGCAGCGCCACTGCATGATCGATATTCTCACGCTCCGCGGCAACGAGAATCTCCCCTGCGCTGACATAGCGACGCTGGCTGACGCCTTTAGCATCGACCGTGATGCAATGACCTGCGGGAAGCGATGCGATATCGGCGTACCAGGTGAACGGTTCGGGCACGCTGCCGAGCAACAGGAAGCCAACCACCCCGGCCGGATCCTTCTCGCTGCTGATGTCGCTGCCTGCGCGAAGCGCGCGGACCTGCGACGCAAAGCGGAAAGTGCCGCCTTTGTCGGCATAGAATAACGGCTTGATGCCGAACGCGTCGCGCGCGAGGAACAGGGAGCGTTCCCGGCTGTCCCAGATCGCGAAGGCGAACATGCCGCGCAACGCATCGAGCATCGCCGGGCCGCGATGTTCGAACAGGTCGAGCAGGATTTCGGTATCCGATGTCGTCGTCAGCGTGCGGCCGGCGTCGAGCGCTGCGGCGCGCAGTTCGGGGTAATTGTAGATCTCGCCATTATAGACGATCGTGTACCGTCCATCGCGACTGACCATCGGCTGGAGTGCGCGATCGGATAGATCGAGGATCGACAGGCGCCGATGACCGAGCACGCAACGGCCGTCCTCACTTGCCCACAGCCCTGCGCCATCGGGGCCACGGCTGGCCATGACGTCGCGAACTGCCACAACCTCTTCGCGCGTCGGTGCCGGCGCGTTCGAGCGATAGGCAAAAATGCCGTTCAAACCACACATTAAGCGGTTGATCCCCCCAGACCAACAGAGTGATATCTACATCAAGTTACTGAAAAAATGGTCGCTTTCGTCCAACGTCGCGATCTGTATCGTGACCGAAATGCTAGCACCGCGCCAGTGCCGATCGAGATGATTCAGATCAATTTTCCGATGACAGCTTACTGGTCTCTAGCCAAACAACATTTCACCTAAACGACGTCCGAAATTCGGAAAGGCGAAATATGCTAGCCCGGCCGGAATTTGCTTGCCACGCGACAGCGCCGTGAAGATCGCATTTTCCAACTCGTCCTGGCTCGACGGATCGATGGCGATGCCGATCGCCCCGTCGCGTATCGCCTCGAATCCGCCATCGCTATGGCTGGCGACTGCCGGCACGCCGCACGCCATCGCCTCGAGAAAGACAAACCCGAATCCCTCGCCACGGCTTGGCATGGTGTAGACGTCGGCAAGGCGGAAATAATCGGCCTTTCGGTCTTCGGGGACCATCCCGGTGAACACGACATGATCGGCGACGCCGAACTCGACCGCCTTCGCCTTGAGCCGGGCCATGTCGTCGCCCTTGCCGGCCGCGATGTAGATGAAGGATGGATCCTTCGCGCGGAGGCGCGGCAGGATCTCGATCATCTCGTCGAACCCCTTGGCGCGTTCCTCGCCGGCCATGCGGCCAAAGGTCATCAATACTTTGCGATCCGCCAGGCCGTATTGCGCGACCAGGTCGTCGGCCTTCGGCGCCATGCCATAATGTTCGAGATGGATCGCGTTGGGCAATATCGCCGTGCCCAGGCGAGGGGCGGCGGCCCAGGCCATATAACGCTCCAGCGTCACCCGGCTGATCGAGATGACGGTATCGATCCGCGACACCCAGCGATCGACCAGTCTGCGCGCCGTCGGCTGCCAGACCTCGATCCCGAAGATCAGCATCACCAGCTTCGCCCGGCGCAGGGTCGCGATCAGCACGCAGAGTGGCAACAGGTTGATATGGCCACAAATGACGATGTCGGGTTTTGGGCCGGTCAAGCCGCGCTTGAGCGCGGCGCGGGTAAAGCGTGCGATGCCGCCAAGGCCGTCGAGGTTGAACACCAGCCTGGTCGGCAGATCGCCGATCGGCGGGACGGCGATCCGCGGCAATGCTTCCACGCTGCCGACCTGAGGCAGTACGCACAAAGCGTCGAGAAAGTCGCGGTTATACTGTGAAATACCGCCGAAACCGCCATAGGCGTCGGACAGCAACATAAGGACGTGCGCACCCTTCGGCGCCGGACCGGTCATCGCGTTGCGAACACCGCCAGATGCGGCGCCTCGCGGTACAGATTGGGACCGCTCGAAGCCATCGTGCTCATAAAGCGCAGGGTGGGGAATTTCGCACGGACGACGGGAACGTCGTTGAACACCGAATAGCTGTAGAAGACGCCGTCGCCATCGGAATAGTGATAGCCCTTGCCGCGTGTCATCGCGAGGTCAAACAAGCGCCACAGGCCGACCGCGTTGATCGCCTGCTTGATCACTCGGTTGACCGCCGGGCCCTGGCCGAAATTGTTCGAATCGGAAATGAACACGCCCTTTTTTGCGACGCGGCACATCTCCGATACGGCGCGCTTATGGTTCTTGATATGATGCAGCACCCCGAATTCGCAGACCAGGTCGAAGCTGTTGTCGGCAAAGGCGAGGTTGAGTGCGTCGCCATCGACTAACTCGTCGGCCGACAAGCCCTTTTCATGCCCCTTGTCGCGCAGCGCCGCGACCGGCTCGACGCCAACATAGCGGATCGGATGGCGCTCCTTCAGATAGAGGATGCCGCGCCCGGTGCCGCTACCGATATCGAGGATCGATTCCACGCTCTGCTGACGAATGATGTCCGACAGCCAGTCGAGCGCGAGATAATGCTCGTCGCCGTCCGCGACGTGCATTTCGTCGTAGCGTTCGGCGGTCTGTGTATAATAATCGCGCTGCGCTGAGACTTCGGACATCGGCCTTTCCTCAGCGATCGCGGTTGGCGAAGAAATCGATCGTCGATTTCAGGCCTTCGGCGAGCGGTACTTTGGGCTGCCAACCGAGAATCGTCTGTGCCTTGGTAATGTCGGGCTTGCGTTGTTTTGGATCGTCGGCGGGCAGTGGCATGCGGATCAGCTTGGAGCGCGAGCCGGTCTGTTCGAGCACCAGTTCGGCCAATTCGATCATCGTGAATTCGACCGGGTTGCCGAGATTGATCGGTCCGGTCACGTCGGGCCCGGTATCCATCAAGCGGATGAAGCCATCGACCAGGTCATCGACATAGCAGAAGGAGCGGGTCTGTGATCCGTCGCCATAGATGGTGATCGGCTCGCCCCGCAGTGCCTGGACGATGAAGTTCGATACGACGCGTCCATCGGCCGGATGCATGCGCGGGCCATAGGTGTTGAAAATCCGCGCGACCTTGATCTCGAGCGCATGCTGGCGGTGATAATCGAAGAACAAAGTTTCGGCGCAGCGCTTGCCTTCGTCGTAACAGGAGCGCGGGCCGATCGGGTTGACGTTGCCCCAATATTCCTCGGGCTGCGGGTGAACCGACGGGTCGCCATAGACTTCGCTGGTCGAGGCCTGGAAGATCTTCGCCTTCACGCGCTTGGCCAGGCCGAGCATGTTGATCGCGCCGTGCACCGAGGTCTTGGTCGTCTGCACAGGATCGTGCTGATAATGGACCGGTGAGGCGGGGCAGGCGAGGTTGTAGATCTCGTCGACCTCGACATAGAGCGGCAGGCACACGTCGTGGCGCATGAATTCAAGCCGCGCATGATTATGCAGATGTTCGATATTGCGCTTGGCGCCGGTGAACAGATTATCGACGCACAGCACCTCGTGACCCTGTTCGAGCAACCGGTCGATCAGGTGCGAGCCGACAAAGCCGGCGCCGCCCGTTACAAGAATACGTTTTCTGCTGTCGTAAAGACGTGCCACGAAAGTCCCCTGATTACAGTGCGGTGCCAGCGACGCTGAAGCGTCGCGCCGAAACCACGCGTTTTTCCACCACATCCGTATTGCGGACGAACAGGCGATTGGATGCGCCCGAGCCGCTGCTGGCGGTGGTCAGAGCGCGCTTGAACGGATCATAGAAACGCTCGACGAACCCGGCCGCCGAGAGTTGCGCAAGGATTGCCGGATCGACAGTTTCAATTTCGATCGCCAGTAGCGACGGCTTGGCAAGCGTTGCTGCGGCGCCAGCGAAGACTGCGGGCTCGTGCCCTTCGACATCGATCTTGAGCATGATCGGGTCCGCTTTGCCAACTGCCATATCGAGTGTGGTCAGTGCGACCGCCACTGTTCCCGCACCGGCGTGATCGACAAGCTGATTCATCGTATCGCGGTCGCCGGTCAGCGTGCCGGTGCCGGCGGCATCGCTGAGCGCAACGCGTTGGACAGAAACCTTTGCGCCGATCGCGTTATGCTCGATATTCGCATCGAGCCGATCAGCGGTTGCGGGATGGGGCTCGATCGCGATCACGTCCGCACCAACGACTCTCGCAGCCAGCACGGTGTAACTGCCCACATTAGCGCCGACATCGACCAGCAAGTCGCCCACGCGCAGGAAATGTAACAGAAAACCCATATCGGCGAATTCATGCAGCCCGAAATAGAGGTTGCCTGTCGCGCCGGTCATTCCGCGCTCGATCAGCAGCCGTGCGCCTTCGATCCAGCTTTTGTCATGGATGCCGGGCTTCAGCCGGCTTTCGATCTGCCAGCGTGCGATGCGCGACAACGTCCTGATCGGCGCGCGCCGTCCAAGCGGATGGTCCAGCGCGTAGCCGACAAGATCGCTCATCGCGCTCATGCTGCGGCGCGCTCGTGCCGTGCGTCAGGGCCGTTGTCGAGGAACCAGCGATAGACTTCGGCGATGCCCGTGCCGAGCGGCACCGAGGATTCCCAGCCAAGCGCCTTGAGTTTGGTGGTATCGACCAGCTTGCGCGGCGTACCATCGGGGCGGGTCGCGTCGAATGCGACCTTGCCCTGGAAGCCGACCGCCTCGGCAACGAGATGGGCGAGGTTGGCGATACTGACCTCGTCGCCAGTACCGATATTGACAAACTCGTCGTCGGAATAGTTGCGCGCGAGGAACACCAGCGCGTCGGCGAGATCGTCGACATGGAGGAATTCGCGTAGAGGGGTGCCGCTGCCCCAGACCGACAGCGTATCCGCGCCCGCCAGCTTGGCCTCATGCGCCTTGCGCATCAATGCAGGCAGAACATGGCTCGATTCGAGATCGAAATTATCGAACGGGCCATAAAGGTTGGTCGGCTGGGCAGAGATGAAGTCGCAGCCATATTGCCGGCGATACGCTTCGCACAGTTTGAGCCCGGCGATCTTTGCGATGGCGTACCATTGATTGGTCGGCTCGAGCGGCCCGGTGAGCAAGGCGCTCTCGGCCATCGGCTGGGCTGCCAGTTTGGGGAAGATACACGACGATCCGAGAAAGACGAGTTTGGCCACCGCGGCGCGGCGCGCGCCCTCGATCACGTTCGTCTCGATCATCAGATTGTCGTAAAGAAACTCGCCCGGCCGGTCGTTATTGGCCGCTATTCCGCCGACCTTGGCGGCGGCGAGGAAGATCAGATCGACCGGATTCGCCGCCATCCAGGCGAAGGTCGCCGCCTGATCCCGCAGATCGATGCGGGTGTCGGGCGAGACGATCGTGCAGCCTTCGCTCGCCAGCCGCCGCACGATCGCGCGTCCGACCATGCCGCGCTCGCCCGCTACCCAGATTTTCTTGTCCTTGAGGTCAAATTTCAGGTCGGACATCGGTTTAGCCGGTCTTTTTGCGATAGGTGACGACCATCGACTTGGCGAGGGCGGGGACGCGTCCGACCCGGTCGAAGCCAATCTCCTCGAAGCCGGCGCGCGAGAACAACCTACCGAGCGTTGCGCGGCTCCAGAATTTGATATGCCCGCCTTCCCACAACGCGGTGAAGTGATTCTCCATCTTGCCGCTGGCAGCGAGGACGAGGTTCTTCAGATACGAATGATAGGGCGTGCTGATGATCGCGATACCGCCCGGGACGAGCAGTTCATCGATCGCCTCGGCATAGCGTTTCGGCGAGAAGACATGCTCGGCCACCTCAAGGCTGACCACGGCATCGAACTGGCCGAAGCGCGCCGCTAGATTTTCGTCCGAGGAACCAAGTTCGAGGCGGCACTGCGGAAAATTCTTGTTGGCGATCTCGATGCCGGTCTCCGACGGATCGATGCCGGCGATCTCATAACCGAGACCGGCCAGTGCGATTGCGTTCGACCCGTTGCCGCATCCGAGTTCGAACAGCTTCTTGCCCCTGGCATTGGCCTCAAGCGATGCGCGCACGGCAGGGAAAAGATAGGCATGAGTGTGCGACACCCCGCTGTTGGAAAAGCCGTAATCGACGATCGACGATGTCTGGGTCATGCCGGTTGCTCCAATCCCCTGTGGCGCTTCGGCTGATCAGCTCGTGATCGCGTAAAGTGCGGCGGGGCGCTCCTCGTCGGGGCGGCGCGTTTCAGCCTCGCGCGCGACCACCTTCAGGTCCTCGCGCACCATTTCGGCGCACAATTCGTCGAGCGTGGTGGTTGCTTCCCAGCCGAGCAGGCGCTTGGCCTTGGCCGGATTGCCGATCAGCAAGTCGACCTCGGTCGGACGGAAATAGCGCGGATCGACCTTGACCAGAATCTTGCCGGTCTTGCGGCAGGTGCCGACTTCATCGACACCGGCGCCGCTCCAGTCGATCTGCTTGTCGACCTCGGCGAATGCCTTTTCGACGAACGAGCGCACCGTCTGCGTCACCCCGGTGGCGAGAACGAAATCGTCACCCTTTTCATGCTGGACGATGCGCCACATGCCCTCGACATAGTCGCGCGCATGACCCCAGTCGCGCTTGGCATCAAGATTGCCGAGCCATAGGGTTTCCTGCAGGCCGAGATGATTGGCCGCCACCGCGCGCGTGATCTTGCGGGTGACGAAGGTCTCGCCACGCAGCGGGCTTTCATGGTTGAACAGGATGCCGTTCGAGGCATGGATGCCATAGGCTTCGCGATAATTCACCGTGATCCAATAGGCGTACATCTTGGCCGCGGCATAGGGCGAGCGCGGATAGAAAGGCGTCGTTTCGGACTGCGGCACTTCCTGCACCATGCCGTACAGTTCCGATGTCGATGCCTGGTAGATGCGGGTCTTGTCGACCAGGCCAAGGAGGCGGATCGCCTCCAGCAGGCGCAAGGTGCCGATGCCGTCGGCATTGGCGGTATATTCCGGCGTCTCGAAGCTGACCGCCACATGGCTCATCGCTGCGAGATTGTAGATCTCGTCAGGCTGAACCTCTTGCACGATACGAGTCAGATTCATCGAATCCGTCATGTCGCCATAATGGAGATGAAGCCGTGCGCCCGCCTCGTGCGGGTCCTGATAGATATGGTCGATGCGTCCGGTGTTGAACGAGGATGATCGGCGCTTGATGCCGTGAACTTCATAACCCTTGGC
This portion of the Sphingomonas sp. So64.6b genome encodes:
- a CDS encoding class I SAM-dependent methyltransferase — translated: MSEVSAQRDYYTQTAERYDEMHVADGDEHYLALDWLSDIIRQQSVESILDIGSGTGRGILYLKERHPIRYVGVEPVAALRDKGHEKGLSADELVDGDALNLAFADNSFDLVCEFGVLHHIKNHKRAVSEMCRVAKKGVFISDSNNFGQGPAVNRVIKQAINAVGLWRLFDLAMTRGKGYHYSDGDGVFYSYSVFNDVPVVRAKFPTLRFMSTMASSGPNLYREAPHLAVFATR
- a CDS encoding UDP-glucuronic acid decarboxylase family protein, which produces MARLYDSRKRILVTGGAGFVGSHLIDRLLEQGHEVLCVDNLFTGAKRNIEHLHNHARLEFMRHDVCLPLYVEVDEIYNLACPASPVHYQHDPVQTTKTSVHGAINMLGLAKRVKAKIFQASTSEVYGDPSVHPQPEEYWGNVNPIGPRSCYDEGKRCAETLFFDYHRQHALEIKVARIFNTYGPRMHPADGRVVSNFIVQALRGEPITIYGDGSQTRSFCYVDDLVDGFIRLMDTGPDVTGPINLGNPVEFTMIELAELVLEQTGSRSKLIRMPLPADDPKQRKPDITKAQTILGWQPKVPLAEGLKSTIDFFANRDR
- a CDS encoding GDP-mannose 4,6-dehydratase encodes the protein MTKHALICGISGQDGALLAKLLLDKGYRVFGTSRDAEVSRFSNLAQLGILDRVTPLSMTLTDFRSVLQVLSETRPDEVYNLAGQSSVGLSFAQPVETLESIAFGTLNLLEVLRFMGGETRLYNAASSECFGETTETKPATEESPFHPRSPYGVAKATAFWEVANYREAYGLFASSGILFNHESPLRPERFVTRKVVRAAARIAAGSGERLKLGALNVVRDWGWAEDYVDAMWRMLQLDHATDFVVATGKSHSLEYFVQRCFELQNLDWRDHVEVDQNLMRATDIATSYGDPGKAEQLLGWRSTVDFDDLLRRLIAAEHIAPAA
- the asnB gene encoding asparagine synthase (glutamine-hydrolyzing), giving the protein MNGIFAYRSNAPAPTREEVVAVRDVMASRGPDGAGLWASEDGRCVLGHRRLSILDLSDRALQPMVSRDGRYTIVYNGEIYNYPELRAAALDAGRTLTTTSDTEILLDLFEHRGPAMLDALRGMFAFAIWDSRERSLFLARDAFGIKPLFYADKGGTFRFASQVRALRAGSDISSEKDPAGVVGFLLLGSVPEPFTWYADIASLPAGHCITVDAKGVSQRRYVSAGEILVAAERENIDHAVALRRAQDAVRDSIKAHLLADVPVGLFLSGGIDSAAILGVAMEASTRPLHTITLGFDEFEGSENDEVPIAARIAAYYGAQHSVRRIGRDEFLSDLDQILATMDQPSIDGINTWFVAKATHEQGLKVALSGVGGDEMLGGYPSFVDVPAWHARYGRIARLPGLGSAAGRLLKMAMPRFATHNPKAAGLLRYTGTLGGAYLVRRSLRLPDDFAGILDPNFVKAGLTRLGVVARMNDVLDPMPDSDQAAVTLLELSFYMRNQLLRDADWAGMRHSVEIRTPLVDIALFRELAPLIGHLKPGEGKKLLANAPASALPEWHRHRRKTGFAIPYASWMGGVEGLERRSANAAGSYGLLSREWSRYLLDHYHTAG
- a CDS encoding O-antigen ligase family protein produces the protein MLLNFIPLLPIIVMLCVAAIRFWGVAIIGVLVWAMFEGAVRKWVLPGFQSQLLLVKDFILLFAYLGYFISARSSEDLGPKSGTLLFLLLLEAVYCAIQLINPNSPSSLLSLFGLKNYLIYLPLAFIIPDIIKDRLQLRKIMIRICYLSIPIALLGLYQFSQPPTSWINQYVSHEEGVEAVVSLFGEQGEGDFKLGRARTSSTFSYIGGFTTFLLLSVPLAASLLLGSIPKRRTLLIVTAALALSIGGAATTGARTPMVVFAFAGPLLLLIGGWKGLLPFQTALRFAVGLAIVGIVTVSLFGTAFSALEYRANNSDSAVERVATPITEAADAFKTSPLIGTGIGSNSNAAMSIIGGDYLWWLNGNAYEMETARVMQEMGFVGFTLVFLPKLFVIFLVLGHLRKSKSPLMIAAHMASLIFVTVHLVLFTVNNPTGGLMYWTIVGVSIAAFRIEMAERRSRSQQEFYLERGYPLGDVALA
- a CDS encoding glycosyltransferase family 4 protein — translated: MLLSDAYGGFGGISQYNRDFLDALCVLPQVGSVEALPRIAVPPIGDLPTRLVFNLDGLGGIARFTRAALKRGLTGPKPDIVICGHINLLPLCVLIATLRRAKLVMLIFGIEVWQPTARRLVDRWVSRIDTVISISRVTLERYMAWAAAPRLGTAILPNAIHLEHYGMAPKADDLVAQYGLADRKVLMTFGRMAGEERAKGFDEMIEILPRLRAKDPSFIYIAAGKGDDMARLKAKAVEFGVADHVVFTGMVPEDRKADYFRLADVYTMPSRGEGFGFVFLEAMACGVPAVASHSDGGFEAIRDGAIGIAIDPSSQDELENAIFTALSRGKQIPAGLAYFAFPNFGRRLGEMLFG